The following are from one region of the Jatrophihabitans telluris genome:
- a CDS encoding DUF4232 domain-containing protein, with product MTERTLTEELDSVLRAHALDAPDPAATISAVLAATVAVPGDPQDPRWWRPLVSARAAGWVAAVLVVIGGGVGAVVAHPNGQTKSSSAGSAAADRQNAGGYAANRPNADSQASAAAGAAGGTAALLGPRPGVTSPGIPTGAGADCGAGQSGTAKTFPARVPDPATGDTLYFATSACSGTAGTSEASTVTVYRLHRRDALPEAVLLTPREGLHTTDVTVSSERGTVVVTVTGTDYRAVTGPRHGALTEYRFAMSTDGRTFTPLGNVVTVQACVSSQLRANATLHPEAGWAAAVKLTNTGPQSCVLQGYPDVSATAATDSATASSASGARAAYDHSTPADPNAVVTLEPGGSTVLIIEAGHDMRCASADQLNIELPSGGQPVSLSYPLHLCSIKVHPFG from the coding sequence ATGACCGAGCGAACGTTGACCGAGGAGCTGGACTCGGTGCTGCGCGCCCACGCACTGGACGCCCCCGACCCCGCCGCGACGATCTCGGCCGTACTCGCCGCTACCGTCGCCGTCCCCGGGGACCCGCAGGACCCGCGGTGGTGGCGGCCCCTGGTGTCGGCGAGGGCCGCGGGGTGGGTTGCGGCGGTGCTGGTGGTGATCGGTGGCGGAGTCGGTGCGGTGGTCGCTCACCCGAACGGCCAGACCAAATCCAGCTCGGCCGGATCCGCGGCAGCGGACAGGCAGAATGCCGGCGGCTACGCGGCGAACCGCCCGAACGCGGACTCGCAGGCAAGCGCGGCGGCAGGAGCGGCGGGGGGCACGGCGGCGCTGCTCGGCCCGCGCCCCGGCGTGACCTCGCCGGGGATACCCACCGGCGCCGGGGCGGACTGCGGTGCCGGCCAATCGGGCACCGCGAAGACCTTCCCCGCTCGGGTCCCCGATCCGGCCACCGGTGACACCCTCTACTTCGCCACCTCGGCCTGTTCGGGTACGGCCGGGACGTCCGAGGCGAGCACGGTGACGGTCTACCGACTGCACCGCCGGGACGCGCTCCCCGAAGCGGTCCTTCTCACGCCGCGCGAGGGCCTGCACACCACCGACGTCACCGTTTCCTCCGAGCGCGGGACCGTGGTCGTGACCGTCACCGGAACGGACTACCGGGCTGTGACCGGGCCCCGGCACGGCGCGCTCACCGAGTACCGGTTCGCGATGTCGACCGACGGCCGGACGTTCACGCCCCTCGGGAACGTGGTCACCGTCCAGGCGTGCGTGTCGAGCCAGCTGCGCGCCAATGCCACGCTGCATCCGGAAGCGGGCTGGGCCGCCGCGGTGAAACTGACCAACACCGGCCCCCAGTCCTGCGTCCTGCAGGGCTATCCCGACGTCAGCGCCACTGCCGCCACCGACTCGGCGACCGCATCCAGCGCCTCGGGCGCCCGGGCGGCCTATGACCACTCCACCCCGGCCGACCCGAACGCGGTGGTCACCCTCGAACCCGGCGGGTCGACCGTGCTCATCATCGAGGCCGGTCACGACATGCGGTGCGCGTCCGCCGACCAGCTGAACATCGAGCTGCCCTCCGGGGGCCAGCCGGTGAGCCTGAGCTACCCCCTGCACCTGTGCTCGATAAAGGTCCATCCGTTCGGCTGA
- a CDS encoding SigE family RNA polymerase sigma factor — protein sequence MSGKAEDERKRLDAADERKRLDAADERKRLDAADERKRLDAAFSAFVHAESDSLLKTAYLLTRNGPDAEELVQDSLVWLYPRWGQVQAAEHRLAYVRKSMVNRFLAGKRRMSATEVHFDDGYQGFVEKAGAQPDETAAVDSQDLLWRELGVLTERQRAAIVLRFFHDLPDSEVAGALDCRVGTVRSLISRALATLRATGSFADDAVGSYYLRNVN from the coding sequence GTGAGCGGGAAAGCCGAGGACGAGCGCAAGCGACTCGATGCTGCCGACGAGCGCAAGCGGCTCGATGCTGCCGACGAGCGCAAGCGGCTCGATGCTGCCGACGAGCGCAAGCGGCTCGATGCTGCCTTCTCCGCCTTCGTCCACGCTGAATCCGACAGCCTGCTCAAGACCGCCTATCTGCTGACGCGCAACGGCCCCGACGCCGAGGAACTCGTGCAGGACAGCCTGGTGTGGCTCTACCCGCGCTGGGGCCAGGTCCAGGCCGCCGAACACCGGCTCGCCTACGTGCGCAAATCGATGGTGAACCGGTTCCTGGCCGGCAAGCGTCGCATGTCGGCCACCGAGGTGCACTTCGACGACGGCTACCAGGGGTTCGTGGAGAAGGCAGGTGCTCAGCCGGACGAGACCGCGGCCGTCGATTCCCAGGACCTGCTCTGGCGCGAGCTGGGAGTGCTCACCGAGCGGCAGCGCGCCGCGATCGTGCTGCGGTTCTTCCACGACCTGCCCGACTCCGAGGTCGCCGGAGCGCTCGACTGCCGAGTCGGCACGGTCCGCAGCCTGATCAGCCGGGCGCTGGCGACGTTGCGGGCCACCGGCAGTTTCGCCGACGACGCCGTCGGCTCGTATTACCTGAGAAATGTGAACTGA
- a CDS encoding holo-ACP synthase produces the protein MIVGVGIDVVPIARFESASERTVALIERLFTPAERVTPSGAPRSAESLAARFAAKEALAKALGSPGGMQWHDAEIVVDEHGAPTLRVRGTVAARAEVLGVNRWHVSLSHDGGIASAVVVAEG, from the coding sequence TTGATCGTCGGGGTCGGCATCGACGTCGTGCCGATCGCCCGTTTCGAATCAGCCTCGGAGCGGACCGTTGCGCTCATCGAGCGGCTGTTCACACCGGCAGAGCGGGTGACACCCAGCGGCGCGCCCCGCTCGGCCGAATCCCTCGCCGCCCGCTTCGCGGCCAAGGAGGCGCTGGCCAAGGCCCTCGGCTCACCGGGCGGCATGCAGTGGCACGACGCCGAGATCGTCGTGGACGAACACGGAGCACCGACGCTGCGGGTGCGCGGGACGGTAGCGGCCCGCGCCGAGGTGCTCGGGGTGAACCGGTGGCACGTGTCGTTGTCCCACGACGGGGGCATAGCCTCGGCTGTCGTCGTCGCCGAAGGCTGA
- the tsaB gene encoding tRNA (adenosine(37)-N6)-threonylcarbamoyltransferase complex dimerization subunit type 1 TsaB: protein MLALVLDTATPAVTTGIVRFDGGSIRVLAESITVDAKAHGELLSPSIRSVLEAAGLRPDELDAVVAGVGPGPFTGLRVGLVTAAAFADAIGVPTYGQCSLDAIGMAAGLPADPLADAAPPSQAVPSGAGVPSGLEILVATDARRKELYWARYRDGLRVGDPDVARPAELELAGLTAMAGAGARLYAAELGLPLLDHDHPRVAELATLVADRVAGGAPAEVLTPLYLRRPDAVVPAAMRGRS from the coding sequence GTGCTTGCCCTCGTGTTGGACACCGCCACGCCAGCGGTCACGACCGGCATCGTCCGGTTCGACGGCGGTTCGATCCGGGTACTGGCCGAATCGATCACGGTAGACGCCAAGGCCCACGGCGAGCTGCTGTCGCCGTCGATCCGGTCGGTGCTGGAGGCGGCCGGCCTGCGCCCGGATGAGTTGGACGCGGTGGTGGCCGGTGTCGGCCCCGGCCCGTTCACGGGACTGCGGGTCGGGTTGGTCACCGCGGCCGCGTTCGCCGACGCGATCGGTGTGCCGACCTACGGCCAGTGCTCCCTGGACGCGATCGGAATGGCCGCCGGACTGCCGGCCGATCCCCTCGCTGACGCGGCACCGCCATCCCAGGCTGTCCCCAGCGGTGCGGGCGTCCCGAGCGGGCTCGAGATCCTGGTCGCCACCGACGCGCGCCGAAAGGAGCTCTACTGGGCGCGTTATCGCGACGGCCTGCGGGTAGGCGACCCTGACGTGGCCCGTCCGGCCGAGCTGGAGCTGGCCGGGCTCACGGCGATGGCCGGCGCCGGAGCGCGACTCTACGCAGCCGAACTCGGTCTGCCGTTGCTCGACCACGACCACCCCCGCGTCGCCGAGCTGGCCACGCTCGTGGCTGATCGGGTGGCCGGCGGCGCCCCCGCGGAGGTGCTCACCCCGTTGTACCTGCGCCGGCCGGACGCGGTGGTGCCGGCCGCGATGAGGGGACGGTCGTGA
- the tsaE gene encoding tRNA (adenosine(37)-N6)-threonylcarbamoyltransferase complex ATPase subunit type 1 TsaE yields the protein MRSDELRIVAPTVADTQAFGRRLADILRPGDVVLLSGPLGAGKTALTQGIGAGLGVQGAVASPTFVIARVHPGGRIPLVHVDAYRLGSLDEVDDMDLDLDLDDSVTVIEWGAGVAEQLSEGRLEIVLDRSDESETRILQVHPVGSSWERRVARLSEELAEELAEELAEEPN from the coding sequence GTGAGGTCCGACGAGCTGAGGATCGTGGCCCCGACGGTGGCGGACACCCAAGCCTTCGGGCGGCGATTGGCGGACATCCTCCGGCCGGGCGACGTCGTCCTGCTGTCCGGCCCGCTGGGCGCCGGCAAGACCGCGCTGACGCAAGGGATCGGCGCCGGCCTCGGGGTCCAGGGCGCGGTCGCCTCGCCGACCTTCGTCATCGCCCGGGTCCATCCGGGGGGCCGGATTCCGCTGGTGCACGTCGACGCTTACCGACTCGGCTCGCTGGACGAGGTCGACGACATGGACCTCGACCTGGACCTCGACGACTCGGTCACCGTGATCGAGTGGGGAGCCGGCGTCGCCGAGCAGTTGTCCGAAGGCCGCCTGGAGATCGTGCTGGACCGCTCGGACGAATCGGAGACCCGCATCCTGCAGGTGCATCCGGTCGGGTCGTCCTGGGAGCGGCGAGTGGCGAGACTGTCCGAGGAACTGGCTGAGGAACTGGCTGAGGAACTGGCTGAGGAACCCAACTAG
- a CDS encoding class I SAM-dependent methyltransferase — protein sequence MTGPGLLLNAAGRADVETAIARIAELAEPDPLRRAAWARRELPGELWRPAVEQWELRQRARVKFGAAADDLWFTQAGLEQASRPEVADHRARRFHAAGAGTVLDLCCGLGGDVLAFARNGLGVTAVERDPLTAALATANTGVAVVTGDAEDADRSAAGSVFIDPARRTARGRTFDPAAFSPAFDFVLSVLADSRLAAAKLSPGLDHALIPADAEAEWVSYGGQVKEAVLWSAGFAESPGRDRIGRRATLLPSGAQLSDQDASTDRLGGIGPFLFEPDGAVIRAGLVQQAAAAVGGWRIDEQLAYLSGNDPAAVPFVRGFAVLDVLPFSVKRLRDELRRREVGTVEIKKRGVDVDPARLRRELKPSGPNQLTVLLARLGTGPASRRVAVLAEPV from the coding sequence GTGACCGGACCCGGGCTGCTACTGAACGCGGCCGGGCGCGCCGACGTCGAGACGGCGATCGCGCGGATCGCGGAGCTGGCTGAGCCGGACCCGCTCCGCCGGGCCGCCTGGGCTCGTCGCGAGCTGCCGGGTGAGCTGTGGCGTCCCGCGGTGGAGCAGTGGGAGCTACGTCAGCGCGCGCGGGTCAAATTCGGTGCGGCGGCCGACGACTTGTGGTTCACCCAGGCCGGTCTGGAGCAAGCCAGCCGACCTGAGGTGGCCGACCACCGGGCTCGCCGGTTCCACGCCGCCGGCGCCGGCACCGTCCTGGACCTGTGTTGTGGACTGGGCGGCGACGTCCTGGCCTTCGCTCGCAACGGCTTGGGCGTCACCGCCGTGGAACGTGACCCGCTCACCGCGGCCCTGGCGACAGCGAACACCGGTGTGGCGGTCGTGACCGGCGACGCCGAGGACGCCGACCGTTCCGCGGCCGGGTCGGTGTTCATCGATCCGGCTCGGCGCACGGCCCGTGGCCGGACTTTCGACCCGGCGGCGTTCTCCCCCGCCTTCGACTTCGTGCTGTCCGTGCTGGCGGACTCGCGACTGGCAGCAGCCAAGCTCTCACCGGGCCTGGACCACGCCCTCATTCCCGCCGACGCCGAGGCCGAATGGGTTTCCTACGGCGGTCAGGTCAAGGAGGCCGTGTTGTGGTCGGCCGGTTTCGCCGAGTCACCGGGCCGGGACCGGATCGGCCGGCGGGCGACGTTACTGCCCTCCGGCGCGCAGCTGAGCGACCAGGACGCGAGCACCGATCGTCTCGGCGGCATCGGGCCATTCCTTTTCGAGCCGGACGGCGCGGTGATCCGGGCCGGCCTGGTGCAGCAAGCCGCGGCCGCCGTCGGAGGCTGGCGGATAGACGAACAGCTGGCCTACCTCTCCGGCAACGATCCGGCCGCTGTCCCGTTCGTGCGCGGCTTTGCCGTGCTCGACGTGCTGCCCTTCTCGGTCAAGCGGCTGCGCGACGAACTCCGGCGTCGCGAGGTCGGCACGGTGGAGATCAAGAAGCGCGGGGTGGACGTCGATCCGGCCCGGCTTCGCCGCGAGCTGAAGCCATCGGGGCCGAACCAGCTGACCGTCCTGCTGGCCCGTCTGGGCACCGGACCGGCGAGCCGCCGGGTTGCCGTGCTGGCCGAGCCCGTCTGA
- the alr gene encoding alanine racemase — protein MLRSEATIDLAAIRANAEAVRSLTGTDVMAVVKADGYGHGMIPAARAALAGGASWLGVALLEEALALREAGFTEPLLAWLWTPQDFALLTRALAVGVDVSVSSIAALQLVCAASAEQDEPARVHLKADTGLSRNGATEADWPDLLDAAGKAVESGQLEVIGIWSHLVRSEEPDHPTTTEQVSRFEAALARAVQAGIEPPVRHLANSAGALTVPAARFDLVRIGIALYGLSPVVGQDFGLRPAMTLRSHLANVKRLPAGQGIGYGHVYRTAEATTAALVPLGYGDGIPRSATNLGPVAIGGRRFRVSGRVAMDQFVVDVGDATVVEGDEVILFGPGTAGEPTAQEWADALDTIHYEVVTRIGARVPRRHTDTDTDTDTDTNGQTSADPGQGA, from the coding sequence GTGCTGCGTTCCGAAGCGACGATCGACCTGGCGGCTATCCGGGCCAATGCCGAGGCCGTCCGCTCCCTCACCGGCACCGACGTGATGGCCGTCGTCAAGGCCGACGGCTACGGCCACGGCATGATTCCGGCCGCGCGGGCGGCGCTGGCCGGTGGCGCGAGCTGGCTCGGGGTAGCCCTGCTCGAGGAGGCGTTGGCCCTGCGCGAGGCGGGATTCACCGAGCCGCTGCTGGCGTGGTTGTGGACTCCCCAGGATTTTGCGCTGCTCACCCGGGCGCTGGCCGTCGGGGTGGACGTATCGGTGTCCTCGATCGCGGCGCTGCAGCTGGTGTGCGCGGCCTCGGCCGAGCAGGACGAACCGGCTCGCGTGCACCTCAAGGCCGATACCGGCCTGTCCCGTAACGGCGCGACCGAGGCCGACTGGCCCGATCTGCTCGACGCCGCGGGCAAGGCGGTCGAATCAGGGCAGCTGGAGGTCATCGGCATCTGGTCGCACCTGGTGCGTTCGGAGGAGCCCGACCACCCCACCACGACCGAGCAGGTCAGCCGGTTCGAGGCCGCGCTCGCCCGTGCCGTCCAGGCCGGGATCGAGCCGCCCGTCCGGCACCTGGCCAACTCCGCCGGCGCCCTGACCGTCCCGGCCGCGCGCTTCGACCTCGTCCGGATCGGGATCGCGCTCTACGGACTGTCGCCCGTGGTCGGCCAGGACTTCGGTCTGCGGCCGGCCATGACCTTGCGCAGCCACCTGGCCAACGTCAAGCGCCTGCCGGCCGGACAGGGTATCGGTTACGGCCACGTCTACCGGACGGCCGAGGCGACCACCGCCGCTCTGGTGCCCCTGGGATACGGCGACGGCATCCCGCGGTCGGCCACCAATCTCGGGCCGGTGGCGATCGGGGGGCGTCGATTCCGGGTCAGCGGCCGGGTAGCGATGGACCAGTTCGTCGTCGACGTCGGCGACGCCACGGTGGTCGAGGGCGATGAGGTGATCCTGTTCGGTCCCGGGACCGCCGGGGAGCCGACCGCGCAGGAATGGGCCGACGCACTCGACACCATCCACTACGAGGTGGTCACCAGGATCGGCGCCCGGGTGCCGCGCCGGCACACCGACACCGACACCGACACCGACACCGACACGAATGGCCAGACCAGTGCCGACCCGGGGCAGGGCGCATGA
- a CDS encoding NAD(P)H-hydrate dehydratase, with amino-acid sequence MDMAYSVEQIRAAERSVLAQVPDGALMAKAARAVATRALDLLGFGYGARAVLLVGAGDNGGDALYAGADLRRRGVSVEAVLAVPDRVHPAALAAFRACGGRVVELADVSRADVIIDGLVGIGASGPLRDNLVPVVRRAAELPAPVLAIDVPSGVDPDTGAVAGEAVHAAVTVCPGGLKPGLLVGEGRVRAGRVELVDIGLGPALADAQPALRRLTDRDLATMLPRPEPGDDKYTRGVVGVVAGSAEYPGAAQLAVGSARLGGVGAVRYAGYAYVEVSRAHPDVLVSDTVALAGRVQAWTIGPGLGRDDHARASLRAVLDSDVPVLIDADGLNLLAEDGALAQLLRERSAPSVLTPHDREFERLFGPIGTDRVAAARRAADRVGAVVLLKGFATVIAAPSSGPVFVNGTGTPELATAGSGDVLSGLIGSLLAAGLEPALAAAVGAHLHGRAGERAAQTGPVTAPDLLGELPGVIAELR; translated from the coding sequence GTGGACATGGCTTATTCCGTCGAGCAGATCCGCGCCGCTGAACGTAGCGTCCTGGCGCAGGTTCCCGACGGTGCGTTGATGGCCAAGGCTGCCCGGGCGGTCGCGACGCGGGCCCTCGATCTGCTCGGCTTCGGCTACGGGGCACGGGCCGTACTGCTGGTCGGCGCGGGGGACAACGGTGGCGACGCCCTCTACGCGGGGGCGGACCTGCGGCGCCGAGGGGTGTCGGTCGAGGCGGTGCTCGCGGTCCCCGACCGGGTCCACCCCGCCGCGCTCGCAGCCTTCCGCGCTTGCGGCGGACGCGTGGTCGAGCTCGCCGACGTATCGCGTGCCGACGTGATCATCGACGGCCTGGTCGGGATCGGCGCGTCCGGACCGCTACGCGACAACCTCGTGCCGGTGGTGCGGCGGGCGGCAGAGCTTCCGGCCCCGGTGCTGGCGATCGACGTGCCGTCCGGTGTGGACCCGGACACGGGCGCTGTGGCCGGCGAGGCCGTGCACGCCGCCGTCACGGTGTGTCCCGGTGGCCTGAAGCCGGGGCTGCTGGTGGGAGAGGGACGGGTTCGCGCCGGCCGCGTCGAACTCGTCGACATCGGCCTCGGTCCCGCCCTGGCCGATGCGCAACCGGCGCTGCGACGGCTGACCGACCGTGACCTTGCGACCATGTTGCCGCGTCCGGAGCCGGGCGATGACAAGTACACCCGCGGCGTCGTCGGTGTCGTCGCCGGATCGGCGGAGTACCCCGGGGCGGCCCAGCTGGCGGTCGGATCGGCCCGCCTGGGCGGGGTGGGGGCGGTGCGCTATGCCGGTTACGCCTACGTCGAGGTCAGCCGCGCGCACCCGGACGTCCTGGTCAGCGACACCGTCGCGCTGGCCGGGCGGGTGCAGGCGTGGACGATCGGGCCCGGGCTGGGCCGCGACGATCACGCGCGAGCCAGCCTGCGGGCGGTGCTCGACTCCGACGTTCCGGTCCTGATCGACGCCGACGGCTTGAACCTGCTGGCCGAGGACGGCGCCCTGGCGCAACTGCTGCGCGAACGGAGCGCACCCTCGGTCCTGACGCCCCATGATCGTGAGTTCGAGCGGCTCTTCGGCCCGATCGGCACCGATCGCGTCGCGGCCGCCCGCCGGGCCGCCGACCGCGTCGGGGCCGTGGTGCTGCTCAAGGGCTTCGCCACTGTGATCGCCGCTCCGTCCTCCGGGCCGGTGTTCGTCAATGGAACCGGGACGCCTGAGCTGGCGACCGCGGGTAGTGGTGATGTGCTCTCCGGGCTGATCGGCTCCCTGCTGGCCGCCGGTCTCGAACCGGCCCTCGCGGCCGCGGTCGGCGCACACCTGCACGGGCGTGCGGGGGAGCGGGCCGCGCAGACCGGTCCGGTCACCGCGCCCGATCTACTCGGCGAACTGCCCGGGGTGATCGCCGAGCTCCGCTGA
- a CDS encoding DUF4232 domain-containing protein, whose translation MRTKVLAGAAALVLLVGIAVFNSRRAAHQRIAVPPPPTSVPAPAPPPNLDSLSCDDWPERSTVEEARAAFAVSRHPDLQAISVRCSDASGQRGPSLVRVIDTADDDRIVATLIRPTQNLHVLAVRADARGVRVTASEAGLPTAGDQKAAADLGSVFTWTFATKDGLHYGLGVPDRVAFACSPSDLALSLTATGATAAAVGLRNRSDRPCAVEGYPQVAAQSVEGALIASVHRMSATGSALTTTGAPAVIVLAPGHSARAVIDSSDRTPADGATICSRLSALTVGLPTGELLGTMPLRMRSCTLQVHPLIAA comes from the coding sequence GTGCGGACGAAGGTGCTCGCCGGGGCAGCTGCCCTGGTGCTGCTGGTCGGCATCGCTGTGTTCAATTCCCGCCGGGCGGCGCACCAGCGGATCGCCGTCCCTCCGCCACCGACGAGCGTGCCCGCGCCGGCGCCCCCGCCGAATCTCGACTCTCTCAGCTGTGATGACTGGCCCGAGCGCTCGACCGTCGAGGAGGCCCGGGCGGCCTTCGCCGTCAGCCGGCACCCGGACTTGCAAGCCATCTCCGTCCGGTGTTCGGATGCCAGTGGTCAGCGCGGCCCGAGTCTGGTGCGGGTGATCGACACCGCCGACGACGACCGGATCGTGGCCACCTTGATCCGTCCGACGCAGAACCTGCACGTGCTGGCCGTCCGCGCCGACGCCCGGGGCGTGAGGGTCACCGCCAGCGAGGCCGGCCTGCCGACGGCGGGGGACCAGAAGGCGGCCGCGGACCTGGGCAGCGTCTTCACCTGGACCTTCGCCACCAAGGACGGCCTGCACTACGGCCTCGGGGTGCCCGATCGGGTGGCCTTCGCGTGCAGCCCGTCGGACCTGGCGTTGTCCCTCACCGCGACCGGGGCCACCGCGGCAGCGGTCGGTCTGCGCAACCGCAGCGATCGCCCCTGCGCCGTGGAGGGCTACCCGCAGGTCGCCGCCCAGAGCGTCGAGGGCGCCCTCATCGCCTCGGTGCACCGGATGTCGGCAACAGGCTCCGCCCTCACCACCACCGGCGCCCCGGCGGTCATCGTCCTGGCGCCCGGGCACTCGGCCCGGGCGGTGATCGACTCCAGTGACCGCACGCCTGCCGACGGCGCCACGATCTGTTCGCGGCTCAGCGCCCTCACCGTAGGTCTGCCCACGGGCGAGTTGCTGGGCACCATGCCGCTTCGGATGCGTAGCTGCACGTTGCAGGTTCACCCGTTGATTGCGGCCTGA
- the rimI gene encoding ribosomal protein S18-alanine N-acetyltransferase, with protein MTEPVTLRPMVPADLDVLMPYEDEVFGTEAWSRQSYEEELADTELRNYLVAVDSSGAVLGSAGLITIAETAQILTVAVLPDARRRGIGRLLVRAMVELARRRGAEEVLLEVRVDNRAARALYEGEGFNPLGRRRGYYDHGRVDAVTMRRPLP; from the coding sequence GTGACCGAGCCGGTGACGCTGAGGCCGATGGTCCCGGCCGACCTGGACGTCTTGATGCCCTACGAAGACGAGGTCTTCGGCACCGAGGCCTGGTCCCGGCAGTCCTACGAGGAGGAGCTGGCCGACACCGAGCTGCGCAACTACCTGGTGGCCGTCGACTCCAGCGGCGCGGTACTCGGTAGCGCGGGCCTGATCACGATCGCCGAGACCGCTCAGATCCTGACCGTGGCCGTCCTGCCCGACGCGAGGCGACGCGGCATCGGCCGACTGCTGGTGCGTGCGATGGTGGAGCTGGCCCGGCGGCGCGGCGCGGAAGAGGTACTGCTGGAGGTTCGCGTCGACAACCGCGCGGCCCGCGCGCTGTACGAGGGTGAGGGTTTCAACCCCCTGGGCCGCCGGCGCGGCTACTACGACCACGGCCGGGTGGATGCCGTGACCATGCGCCGCCCCCTGCCGTGA
- a CDS encoding alpha/beta fold hydrolase, whose product MKGKVPALVGGAVGLAGAITAAGVAYERKQVTRQRAQIDPHSAASFGAMPVDRQSRVLTEDGISLHVEEVGPTDAPMTVVFVHGFTLDLGSFHFQRAAVGNHFGDEVRMVFYDQRSHGRSDRSPALDCTLEQLGRDLATVIEKTAPTGPLVLVGHSMGGMTVMALASLHPDWFGPDGRISHLSLINTSSGELKTVTLGMPGFLARWRGPVLPLVLRRAAKNVNLVEAGRALGRDLAWMMTKRLSFGSKNVDPAVVAYCTNMIAATPVDVVWDFYPTLMSHDGTLGLKSLLGCRVLLFGAEHDLLTPVAHSRAIAAALPDAELITVPDTGHMLMLERPDAVDGPLLELISEARTTRSRRRSRAATR is encoded by the coding sequence ATGAAGGGGAAAGTTCCCGCCCTCGTCGGTGGAGCGGTCGGCCTCGCCGGGGCGATCACTGCGGCCGGAGTGGCGTACGAGCGAAAGCAGGTCACCCGTCAGCGGGCCCAGATCGACCCGCACTCGGCGGCGTCCTTCGGGGCGATGCCGGTGGACCGGCAGTCCCGCGTCCTCACCGAGGACGGGATCAGCCTGCACGTCGAGGAGGTCGGCCCCACGGATGCGCCCATGACGGTGGTCTTCGTCCATGGCTTCACCCTCGACCTGGGGTCCTTTCACTTTCAGCGCGCCGCCGTCGGCAATCACTTCGGCGACGAGGTCCGAATGGTTTTCTACGACCAGCGATCACATGGACGTTCCGACCGATCCCCGGCGCTGGACTGCACCCTCGAGCAGCTCGGCCGCGACCTGGCCACGGTGATCGAGAAGACCGCGCCGACGGGGCCGCTCGTGCTCGTCGGGCACTCGATGGGTGGCATGACGGTCATGGCGTTGGCTTCGCTGCACCCGGACTGGTTCGGTCCCGACGGCCGGATCTCGCACTTGTCGTTGATCAACACCTCCTCCGGCGAGTTGAAGACGGTCACCCTGGGAATGCCCGGCTTCCTGGCCCGTTGGCGCGGTCCCGTCCTGCCGCTGGTGCTGCGCCGCGCGGCCAAGAACGTCAACCTGGTCGAGGCCGGGCGGGCGCTGGGCCGGGACCTGGCCTGGATGATGACCAAGCGGCTGAGCTTCGGATCCAAGAACGTCGATCCGGCCGTCGTGGCGTACTGCACGAACATGATCGCCGCCACCCCGGTCGACGTCGTCTGGGACTTCTACCCGACGTTGATGTCCCACGACGGGACGCTCGGGTTGAAGAGTCTCCTCGGCTGCCGGGTCCTGCTCTTCGGAGCCGAACACGACCTGCTCACCCCGGTGGCGCACTCGCGGGCCATCGCGGCGGCGCTGCCCGACGCCGAGCTGATCACGGTCCCGGACACCGGGCACATGCTCATGCTCGAACGACCGGACGCGGTGGACGGCCCGCTGCTGGAACTGATCAGCGAAGCCCGAACCACGCGGTCGCGCCGGCGATCGCGGGCAGCGACGCGGTGA